One stretch of Mangifera indica cultivar Alphonso chromosome 9, CATAS_Mindica_2.1, whole genome shotgun sequence DNA includes these proteins:
- the LOC123226463 gene encoding DNA damage-repair/toleration protein DRT100-like encodes MASLLHHIMISLFIALSFLFVHGCHPSERAALLAFKAALNEPYLGIFNTWTGNDCCHNWYGISCDVESYRVADINLRGESEDPIVERAHRTGYMTGYISPAICKLKRLSSLTIADWKGITGEIPRCLTSLPFLRIIDLMGNKLSGEIPEDIGRLHSLTVLNIADNYITGRIPESLTNLSSLMHLDLSNNRISGLIPRDIGRLPMLSRALLSRNQISGTIPESISKIYRLADLDLSMNQISGQILASLGNMVVLATLNLDFNKLSGAIPASLLTSAISTLNLSKNSLEGKIPDVFGLRSYFTALDLAFNNLRGPIPKSISQASYIGHLDLSHNHLCGRIPDGSPFDHLEASQFAYNDCLCGKPLKAC; translated from the coding sequence ATGGCTTCACTCCTCCACCACATTATGATTTCACTCTTCATCGCCCTTAGTTTTCTTTTCGTCCACGGCTGCCATCCGTCAGAACGGGCAGCTCTCTTAGCTTTCAAAGCTGCACTCAACGAGCCTTATTTAGGCATCTTCAATACATGGACGGGCAACGACTGTTGCCACAACTGGTACGGCATCAGTTGCGACGTCGAATCTTACCGGGTTGCTGATATTAACCTTCGTGGCGAGTCAGAGGATCCAATAGTTGAACGAGCTCACAGAACCGGCTACATGACTGGCTATATCTCACCGGCGATATGTAAACTGAAGCGCCTCTCGAGTTTGACCATCGCCGACTGGAAGGGGATCACCGGCGAAATCCCTCGTTGCCTCACTTCGCTTCCTTTTCTTCGCATTATCGATTTGATGGGAAACAAGTTATCGGGCGAGATTCCGGAGGATATCGGACGGCTTCATAGCCTTACCGTTTTAAATATTGCCGATAATTATATAACGGGAAGAATTCCTGAATCTTTGACTAATCTTTCTAGCTTAATGCATCTTGATTTAAGTAACAACCGTATTTCCGGTCTCATTCCCCGAGATATCGGGCGGCTTCCCATGTTGAGTCGAGCTTTGCTGTCTCGGAATCAGATATCCGGTACGATCCCAGAAtccatttcaaaaatttatcgtCTCGCTGATTTGGACTTATCCATGAACCAGATATCGGGGCAAATACTGGCTTCTTTAGGTAATATGGTGGTTCTAGCGACATTGAATCTTGATTTTAACAAACTTTCGGGTGCCATACCGGCGAGTTTGTTGACTTCAGCTATTAGCACCCTAAATTTGAGTAAGAACTCGCTTGAAGGAAAAATACCGGATGTTTTCGGGCTAAGATCGTATTTTACAGCTCTTGATTTAGCGTTTAATAATCTGAGAGGGCCGATACCGAAATCGATATCGCAAGCGTCGTATATCGGCCATTTAGATTTGAGTCACAACCATCTTTGTGGAAGGATACCGGACGGTTCACCGTTTGATCATCTTGAAGCTTCTCAGTTTGCTTATAACGATTGCCTCTGTGGGAAGCCCCTTAAAGCTTGTTAA
- the LOC123226240 gene encoding UPF0481 protein At3g47200-like: MPNSQDDVTKLANSLRNKFEKLHPLSDECFIYKVPQRLRQLNEGLYTPKVVSIGPLHHGREELKPMEEIKIRYLRDFLQRTKAPMEEFLKYIKERETKLRKCYAESIELQSAEFLEMIFLDSVFLIEFSLRIHHQRNTGVDRIFTKPWMKKDVRDDLFLLENQLPLFIIKDLFELAKSKMQNDKPYEGVSMRELVLDLWEDLCINLFTEKSLEQHFDGARHFVDLIRLCLQPSELGQSGEVKTIVTPTITQLLQAGVKFKVGSVNSLFDIKFNHGTLEIPKLTIDDRTEALFRNLEDFEALNYGIKYYVNDYITIMSYLVNSPKDVEVLVEKGIIENFLPGSEEVSTMFRNLAKENKIDNSDFSYVGFIEDLNARCRSSWHHWEAALIQDHFNTPWASISIGYAVVILLLSFIQTIIAIRSSLP; this comes from the coding sequence ATGCCTAATAGCCAGGATGATGTCACGAAATTAGCGAATTCTTTGAGaaacaagtttgaaaaattgcatcCCTTATCCGATGAATGCTTCATCTATAAGGTTCCTCAGAGATTGCGTCAGTTAAATGAAGGGCTCTACACTCCAAAAGTTGTCTCAATTGGGCCGCTTCACCATGGCAGGGAAGAGTTAAAACCTATGGAAGAGATTAAAATAAGATACCTAAGAGACTTTCTTCAACGTACCAAGGCACCCATGGAAGAATTTCTTAAGTATATAAAGGAAAGAGAAACGAAATTGAGAAAATGTTATGCGGAATCCATTGAGCTTCAGAGTGCTGAGTTTTTAGAAATGATTTTTCTGGATTCTGTCTTCCTCATTGAGTTCTCACTAAGGATCCACCATCAACGGAATACTGGAGTGGACAGAATATTTACAAAGCCATGGATGAAAAAGGATGTGAGAGATGACTTGTTTCTCCTAGAAAATCAGCTTCCATTGTTCATTATCAAGGACTTGTTTGAGCTAGCTAAAAGCAAAATGCAAAATGACAAGCCCTATGAAGGAGTTTCTATGAGAGAGCTTGTTCTTGACCTCTGGGAAGATTTATGTATCAATCTCTTTACAGAAAAGTCTTTGGAGCAGCACTTTGATGGAGCACGACATTTTGTTGATCTGATAAGACTTTGTCTTCAGCCATCAGAATTAGGGCAAAGTGGTGAAGTCAAAACTATAGTCACTCCAACTATAACACAACTTCTCCAGGCCGGAGTTAAGTTTAAAGTTGGGTCAGTCAATAGTTTATTTGACATAAAATTCAATCATGGGACTCTGGAAATCCCAAAATTGACAATAGACGATCGAACTGAAGCTCTGTTCAGAAATCTGGAGGACTTTGAGGCATTGAATTATGGAATTAAATACTATGTGAATGATTACATTACGATTATGAGTTACCTCGTCAACAGTCCAAAAGATGTGGAAGTACTTGTGGAGAAGGGAATCATAGAAAATTTTCTGCCCGGTAGCGAAGAAGTTTCAACGATGTTTCGAAACCTTGCGAAAGAGAACAAGATAGATAATAGCGATTTCTCGTATGTAGGTTTTATTGAAGATCTAAATGCCCGCTGCAGATCCTCATGGCACCACTGGGAGGCTGCTTTGATACAGGATCACTTCAACACGCCATGGGCTTCCATCTCCATCGGCTATGCTGTTGTTATTCTCCTTCTTAGTTTCATACAAACCATTATTGCCATCAGAAGTTCTCTGCCATAG
- the LOC123226241 gene encoding uncharacterized protein LOC123226241, giving the protein MGSLFFQALLVFLLWGCAFGKECTDRLPGGQTRNVEMQSEYQLWIGTTNEGRGWEMMYKQMENPDEFKLPEGYLKEVSLHNVRLGPNSLHWRAQQTNLEYLLMLKVNNLVWSFRKNAGLPTPGTPYGGWENKTNNLRGHFVGHYLSASALMWANTHNEKLKGKMSRIVSALSSCQKKIGSGYLSAFPTKQFQLLENLDSQVWAPYYTIHKIMNGLLDQYTYADNALALNMTIWMADYFGRRVHNVIRKYGLEGHYQTLNEESGGMNDVLYRLYNITRDKKHFMLARLFDKTCFLGPLAFEADNLSGMHANTHIPVVIGTQRRYEITGHPLSKSMATFFFDIVNSSHTYATGGTTLFEHWSDPMRLATTLATENEESCTTYNMLKVSRYLLRWTKSLRYADYYERALTNGVFSIQRGTDPGVMIYMLPLGPGSSKANTFHGWGTKFDSFWCCYGTGIESFSKLGDSIYFEEEGKIPALYIFQYVSSSINWESGKFVLNQTVDPVVSWDPFLRLTITFSSTKVLTSFSVKSTLNLRIPSWTSSTGIEAKLNDQILPAPTPGNYLSLTRKWSSNDKLTVQFPIHLWTEAIKDDRPDYSSLQAILYGPYLLAGYSNFDWEIKNKPAKFLSEWITPIPAPYNANLVTLSQVSRNSTFVLMNNQSVTMEKLPRLGTNASVYATFRLIFNNEDTTKFSSVRDVIGKSVSLEPFDVPGKLLQRGKHRELVAANPPGHKSFSIFRLVGGLDGKAETVSLELVNWKGCFLYRSGKLKAGAILKIGCNKSKHGFREAASFVMGKGMSEYHPISFVAKGATRNFLLAPLYNFRDESYTVYFKINMKS; this is encoded by the exons ATGGGGTCTCTCTTCTTTCAGGCATTGTTAGTGTTTCTTTTATGGGGTTGTGCTTTTGGAAAGGAGTGCACAGATAGATTACCAGGAGGTCAAACCCGGAATGTAGAAATGCAATCTGAATACCAATTGTGGATTGGAACAACAAATGAAGGTCGTGGCTGGGAAATGATGTACAAGCAGATGGAAAATCCTGATGAGTTTAAGTTGCCAGAAGGATATCTCAAGGAAGTGTCATTGCATAATGTCAGATTGGGTCCGAATTCATTGCATTGGAGAGCACAGCAAACAAATTTGGAGTACTTGTTGATGTTGAAGGTCAATAATTTGGTTTGGAGCTTCAGGAAAAATGCTGGTTTGCCAACTCCAGGGACTCCATATGGAGGCTGGGAGAATAAAACCAATAATCTCAGAGGCCATTTTGTAG GCCATTACTTGAGTGCTTCAGCACTAATGTGGGCAAACACTcacaatgaaaaattaaaaggaaaaatgtcCAGAATTGTATCAGCCTTATCTAGTTGTCAGAAAAAAATTGGCTCCGGATATCTTTCTGCTTTCCCTACTAAGCAATTCCAACTTCTGGAGAATTTAGATAGTCAAGTCTGGGCTCCATACTACACCATCCACAAG ATTATGAACGGGTTGTTGGATCAATATACGTATGCTGATAATGCTCTGGCCTTGAACATGACAATATGGATGGCTGATTATTTTGGGCGTCGTGTTCACAATGTTATAAGAAAGTATGGTTTGGAAGGCCACTATCAAACGCTTAACGAAGAAAGTGGTGGCATGAATGATGTACTTTACAGGCTATATAACATTACG AGAGATAAAAAGCATTTCATGTTGGCCCGACTCTTTGACAAAACATGCTTTTTAGGGCCGCTTGCATTTGAG GCTGATAACCTATCTGGTATGCACGCCAATACACACATACCTGTTGTTATTGGAACGCAGAGGCGGTATGAAATCACTGGTCATCCTCTTTccaag TCCATGGCGACTTTCTTCTTTGACATTGTAAACTCTTCCCACACCTACGCAACTGGAGGAACAACACTGTTTGAACACTG GAGTGATCCAATGCGCTTGGCGACAACTCTAGCTACGGAGAACGAAGAATCATGCACAACTTATAACATGCTCAAG GTCTCTCGATATCTTCTCCGATGGACAAAATCCCTGCGATATGCGGACTATTATGAGCGTGCCCTGACAAATGGCGTGTTTAGTATTCAGCGAGGAACGGATCCTGGAGTTATGATTTATATGCTTCCACTCGGCCCTGGAAGTTCCAAGGCCAATACTTTTCATGGTTGGGGAACAAAGTTTGATAGTTTTTGGTGCTGTTATGGAACAG GAATTGAATCGTTCTCAAAATTAGGAGATTCCATTTATTTTGAAGAGGAAGGAAAAATTCCTGCTCTTTACATATTCCAATATGTTTCGAGCTCCATTAATTGGGAATCCGGAAAGTTTGTGCTGAATCAAACTGTTGATCCTGTTGTTTCATGGGATCCTTTCCTTCGATTGACAATAACTTTCTCTTCAACCAAGGTACTAACTTCATTTT CAGTAAAATCAACCTTGAATTTGCGGATACCAAGTTGGACAAGTTCCACTGGTATTGAGGCAAAATTAAACGACCAGATATTGCCTGCACCAACTCCAG GTAATTATTTATCTCTCACAAGAAAATGGAGCTCCAATGACAAATTAACTGTTCAGTTTCCGATCCATCTTTGGACAGAGGCGATTAAAG atGATCGGCCTGATTATTCGTCTCTTCAGGCAATACTTTATGGTCCTTATCTACTTGCCGGTTATTCTAACTTTGATTGGGAAATAAAGAATAAACCAGCTAAATTTCTTTCGGAATGGATAACCCCAATTCCTGCCCCATACAATGCTAATTTGGTTACACTATCTCAAGTTTCCAGAAATTCAACTTTCGTCTTAATGAACAACCAATCGGTTACAATGGAAAAGCTTCCACGACTCGGCACTAATGCTTCTGTTTATGCCACTTTCAGACTCATCTTTAACAATGAAGACACCACAAAATTTTCATCAGTCAGAGATGTTATCGGCAAATCAGTCAGTCTAGAACCGTTTGATGTTCCAGGAAAGTTGCTGCAGAGAGGAAAACATCGCGAACTTGTGGCGGCGAATCCGCCTGGACATAAAAGCTTTTCGATTTTTCGTTTGGTGGGTGGATTGGATGGAAAAGCTGAAACTGTTTCATTGGAATTGGTAAACTGGAAGGGTTGCTTTTTGTATAGAAGTGGGAAGTTGAAGGCAGGCGCAATCCTAAAGATCGGCTGCAACAAATCGAAGCATGGATTTAGGGAGGCAGCCAGTTTTGTAATGGGGAAAGGTATGAGTGAGTATCATCCTATCAGCTTTGTAGCAAAAGGAGCGACAAGGAATTTTCTTCTAGCTCCACTTTACAACTTCAGAGACGAGTCTTATACtgtttatttcaaaattaacatgAAATCTTAA